The uncultured Desulfuromonas sp. genome has a segment encoding these proteins:
- a CDS encoding lytic transglycosylase domain-containing protein → MTIDALTTDRLQSITSQEVGKTFSASTSFANCLAQLQQDDTSSSDQAREVLRMIQDAMLGLLIENQHDSDLLSSYDLIQPFTGAHRTSYHDRYNDRSYQVSRYQEQAALSRAVDAPEPKVEGTVAVEESSSQPLSLKERIEQLIERVAQQVELPSWLIHSVVSAESSYQPDAVSPAGAQGLMQLMPETAREMGVDNSFDPQQNLVGGSRYLKRLLNKYDGDLDHALAAYNWGQGNVDRKGLEQMPTETRNYIARIRQTIKLAS, encoded by the coding sequence ATGACCATTGATGCCTTGACGACTGACAGACTGCAATCCATCACTTCCCAAGAGGTGGGCAAAACCTTTTCCGCTTCCACGTCGTTCGCCAACTGCTTGGCACAGCTACAGCAGGATGATACCTCTTCTAGCGACCAGGCCCGAGAGGTCCTGCGGATGATTCAAGACGCCATGCTTGGTCTGTTAATCGAAAATCAGCACGACAGCGACCTGCTGTCATCCTACGACTTGATCCAACCTTTTACCGGGGCACATCGCACTTCCTATCATGATCGCTATAATGATCGAAGTTATCAGGTGAGTCGCTATCAGGAACAGGCCGCTTTGTCGCGCGCTGTTGATGCGCCCGAACCAAAGGTTGAGGGAACAGTGGCTGTTGAGGAGTCGTCTTCGCAGCCCCTTTCCCTGAAAGAACGGATTGAACAGCTGATTGAGCGTGTTGCCCAACAAGTGGAGCTGCCTTCCTGGTTGATTCACTCCGTGGTCAGCGCAGAAAGCTCATATCAACCGGATGCCGTCTCCCCGGCTGGTGCCCAGGGGCTGATGCAGTTAATGCCTGAAACCGCCAGAGAGATGGGGGTGGACAACAGTTTTGATCCTCAGCAGAATCTGGTTGGCGGCAGCCGTTATCTTAAGCGTTTGCTGAATAAATACGATGGTGATCTGGATCACGCTCTGGCGGCGTACAACTGGGGACAGGGCAATGTAGATCGTAAAGGGTTAGAGCAGATGCCGACGGAAACCCGAAATTATATCGCCAGGATTCGACAAACGATTAAATTGGCGAGTTGA